CGAGATCACATATTTTGGCTCGAGCATTTGTTGGTAGATACGAGTGATAACAGGAGCCATCTTTTCAGTGATTGTTCCTGCAACAACCAACAAGTCCGCCTGACGAGGAGAGAAGCGCGCCACCTCTGCACCGAAACGTGCAAGGTCGTACTTCGGTCCCATCACCGACATGAATTCAATACCGCAACAAGCAGTACCGTAAGGCATTGGCCACAAAGAATTTTTTCGTCCCCACGCAACCAAAGCATCGAGCCTTGATGTGAAGGCAACATCTCGTGACATGTCATCTATGGCTTGAGTTCCACTGGCCCCTTGATGAGACACAGAACCCTGCACTTGATCTTTGTGCATAAAAACACCTCTGTAATTTCATTTAGCTATCATTAAGTAATTACTGATTTTCCGTAGTCCTGACAACTAGATATGTATTATAGGACGCTCCCCCATTTTCTTCAACGCACCATTCCGTAACAAGGCAAATGAAATTGATTCTCTAGTCGACTCACTTCTAAACTTTAATTTCCACTCAAATATCAATCGAGGAGAAGTCTAGTGTTATGCAACACGGGATTTCAGAGGGGCCTCGAGAAGGGAATCATATGAAAAAGATGGCTCTGTACGTGAGTTCTGCCATTGTTGCGTTGGGCATTTCCGCTCAAGCGAATTCAAAAAAGCAAGATTTGCTTATAAAATTGGCACCTGGCTTCGTTGAGTTCCAAATGGAAGGCGCCAAAGTCGAGAAATTGACGGAATCATGGGTTCGAGTTCAAGCTCCACGCCACATGAATTTGCAAACTCTTGAGAAAAATCCTGCGGTTGAATACGTGCAACCAAACTACAAAATCACGATTCCAGAAGATTATAAAATTGAAGATCCTCTTCGTCGCGCGGCTTTAGCGAAGATGCTTTCAAGAAATCCTCAGCTTCGCGCGATGGCTCGCCAAGACAATCCGGCGATTCCTGACGCTCCGCAAATCACAACGGGTGCCGATCCTTTGTTCAACCAACAATGGGGCATGCGCGACATTGGTGTAGTTGACGCTTGGAAAATCACTAAAGGCAGTCCTGATATGATTGTGGCTGTGATCGACACAGGTGTTGATTATACTCACGAAGATCTTTTGCCAAACTTGTGGAGAAACCCACGCGAAATTCCAGACAACGGTATTGATGACGACGGCAACGGCTATGTTGACGACATGATCGGTTGGGACTTTGTTGGTAACGACAACAAACCTTACGATTTGGCCGTAGATACTTTGGATGGCTTGTTCAAAGGTGGAAATCCAGGTCACGGCACTCACTGTGCGGGTAACGTCGCAGCTCGCGGTGATAACGGCAAAGGTATTGCCGGAGTTGCTCCGAATGTAAAAATCATGTCTTTGCGTTTCATCGGTATGACTGGTGGCGGAACAACTGCAGATGCGATCAAAGCCATTCGTTACGCTGTTGATAATGGCGCGAAAGTTTTGAGCAACTCTTGGGGTTCTGAAGGCGAAGAGCCCGGCGCACCAGAAAACCAAGCTTTGCGCGATGCTATTCAATACAGCCAAGATAAAGGTGTGTTATTTATCGCTGCTGCGGGTAACGGACACAAAGGTGTTGGTTATGATAACGATACGGACAAGCTTCCTGCTTACCCAGCGTCTTACGATCATGAAAACATCATTTCTGTTGCAGCACTTGATGTGAACAACAAATTGGGTTCTTTCTCTAACTGGGGTGCGAAAACTGTTGATATCGGCGCGCCGGGCGTGAAAGTGTTCTCGACTGTTGTAGGTCAAGGTTACTCTGACACTGTTATTGATAAATTTGGATTCAAAGCGACTTGGGATGGAACGTCTATGGCGACTCCTCACGTTGCTGGTGCAGCGGCTCTTTACTGGTCCGCTCATCCAAACAAATCATGGCATGAAGTGAAAGCGGCGATCTTAGGTTCCGCGAAAGCGATCCCGGCATTGCAAGGCAAAACTGTGTCAGGCGGCAAGCTTGATGTAAAAGCTTTGATGAATTACTAAAACTTTCAGCAACTTAATTTGTAAAAGTTAAGGTCATCTAAAAAAGTAGAACGAGCACTAAACCGAAAGGATTTAAAATGCGCGTTCTACTTTTTTCTTTTTTAGCGACCGCTGCTTTTTCTTCTTCCGCGTTTGCCGCAAAATACGAGCTGGATAAAGCTCACACGAATATCGCCTTTCAGGCTCCTCACCTTGTGGTTTCCAAAGTCAACGGCCGCTTCGATCAGTTTGACGGCAGTTTCGATTTTGATGAAACGTCTCAAAAACTTGATAACGTCGTGGTCACCATTAAAACCGCTTCGCTTAATACGAATGAAAAAGATCGCGACAAAGATCTGCGCAGTAAAAATTTTTTCGACGTTGAAAAGTATCCCAATATAACTTTCAAAAGTACGAAGGTCGAATACGACAAAGACAAGCCCAAAAAAGTTCACGGAGATCTCACCATTCACGGCATCACGAAACCCGTTGTTTTGGATGTGAATTATAACGGCGCCGTGACCGACCCTTGGGGCAATCGCATGGTGAGCTTTGATGCGGAAACCAAGATTGATCGTAAAGATTTCGGGATGACTTGGAATAAGCAACTCGACAAAGGCGGATGGATGGTCGGTGATGATATTAAAATCAAAATCGACGGCGAAGCCAAAGTTGCAAAACCTCAAGCCCCTGCAAAAAAATAACTAAAGGAAGAAAAATGCACCCGTCATCATTCACTCACAAAGTGGGGTTGGGCCTACGACCTCCTCATTATTCTTTTTTAGAACAAAGGCCTGCTACCGAAGTCGCGTGGTTTGAAGCGATCTCGGAAAACTACATGGACTCGCGTGGACGTCCGATGGAGATGCTCCAGCTCATTCGTCAGGATTATCCTGTCGCGCTTCACGGCGTTTCGATGAATATCGGTTCTCCTGAAGGTATTCGTTTGGACTATCTACAAAAACTTCGTGATCTGATTGATCGTGTGGAACCGTTTATCGTTTCCGATCATCTTTGCTGGACGGGAACATCAGATATGAATATGCACGATCTTCTTCCCCTTCCCTTCACGGAAGACAGTCTAGCGACTTTGGTAAACAATATCGATTTCGTACAAAATTTTTTGCGTCGTCCTTTGATTTTAGAAAACGTATCGACTTACATCAGCTATCGTCGCAATGAGATGAGCGAGTGGGATTTTGTGAGTGAGGTGAGTCGCCGATCCGGTTGCGGGTTGCTTCTGGATATCAACAACGTCTACGTAAATTCTTACAATCACGGATTTGATCCGCATTATTTTTTAAATCACATTCCGATGGATCGTGTGGCGCAAGTTCACATGGCAGGGCCTTCGGACTATGGCGATTTTCTTTTCGACACTCACTCAACGGACATCCCGGAGCCTGTTTGGAATTTATTTAAAATTTTGGCGCCACAAATTCGCCACCTGCCGATTCTTATTGAGCGAGATGAAGACATTCCTGATTTCCATGAGCTTGAAGTTGAAGTGATGAAGGCTGTTTACATTTTGGAGAGTTCACATGAATCTGAACGAAGCATTGAACCTGTTTAAAAGAAATATTGCCTCTGGCCAGGTGAGCGACGGCAAAGCGGAAGCAGAATTAAAACCCGTTGGCTCGCTTTCTTTGGAGCAAGCCTTTCAAGTCTATCACCAAGGCTACGTTGCCCGTCTGACCGGAGCCTTACGTGAAATTTATGAGGCTTCCTCGTGGGTTTTAGGTGAAGATGAATTTCACAACGCCAGTCGCAAGTATATCAACGCTCAACCCTCACGCTCGTACAATCTTTCTGATTACGGTCATGAATTCCCTGAGCACTTGCAGATGTCTTCTTTGGGCACAGCTCATCCGTTTCTCTATGATCTTGCGCGCTTTGAGTGGACTTTTAAAAACATGTATCACACGCCGACATCAGATCCTTTTCCAGCCGAGGAAATTCAGGCATTGCTGAATTCAGAAGATTTCAAAGTGCATTTCATTGAGGGCATGGACATCTTTCAGAGTCCTTATGCGATCTATGAAATTTGGCGACGCCGCAATGATCCTTCGGGAACAATTCAAGATATTCACTGGCAAACACCTGAAAGTCTTTTGGTGTATAAGAAGCAAAAGAAAATTTACGTGCACAAAATTGATCACGTGGAAGCTCAGGTTTTAACGGAACTTAAAGAAGGAAAATCCGTTTCCCAGGCCCTGGTGGGTTTTTCTCACGTCTTAACGTCAGAAAAAATCACGCAGCTTTTTCAAATAATCATGAGAGCGGGAATCATTGAAGACGTCTTGGTTTTAGAAACCTAAGCCGCCTTCTTTGCCGATCTTCCGATCACTTCAGAAGCCATATGGTGAACCATGTGTTGAAGAGTGTTGGCTTGCGCTGACATCTCTTCAGACGTCGCCGCTGTTTCTTCTGCCGCCGCCGAGAAAGCTTGCGTCTGCTGTCCTAGAGATCCCATTGCATCGTGAATGGAACGAATGCCTTCGGATTGCTGTGCAGAAGTCTCAGCAATTTCTTGATTGAGCACGTTGACCTTTTGCACGGAGGTCACAATTCCATCTAAAACTTTGTCACTTTTTTCTGCGAGTTCTAAAGACACTTGGGTTTGCGTAACACTGCTTGTGATCACGGTTTTAACTTCTTTTGCAGCTTGGGCTGACTTCAACGCCAGTCCGCGCACAGCTTCGGCAACAACTGCAAAACCTTTTCCCTGCTCTCCGGCACGAGCGGCTTCTACCGCCGCATTTAAAGCCAAAAGATTTGTTTGAAACGCGATATCGTCAATGATGTCCATGGCAGACGTGATCTCACCAGAAATTTTTGACATCACCGTGATGGATTCAATTAAGCGCTTAACCTCGCCCGCGCCTTGAGAGGCACCAGCTTCTGAATTTTTCGCAAGTTCTGCTGCGGCTCTTGCGCGGTCTTGATTGGTTTTCACGATGTCATTTAATTCTTTAACGGCGTTCAGTGTTTCTTCAATACGGGCTGCGGATTCCACAGCGCCTTGTGCGACATTTTGTCCTGCATTTGAAAGCATATTAGATGCTTCCAGAACCTGTTGGCTTGCATCGTTCGTGTCATTCACAGTTTTTGCCAAAAAGTTCATAAGCTTTCCGGCGAAAACAAAGAACAAACCAAAAGCTAAAACGAATGCGCATGAAAAACTGATAATCACTTTGGAACGAAACTGCGCCACGGATTTTTCAACGTCATCCACATATACACCACTACCAATGATCCATTTCCACGGCTTAAACTGTCTTACGAAACTGATTTTTGGCTCTGGCTGAGGTGAACCCGGCTTCGGCCACAGATATCTGACAAAACCTTCGCCTTCAGGAGTTTGTCCGACGCGCGCAAACTCTACGAACAAACGAAGACCTTCGGGATCTTTCATATCAGAAAGATCTTTGCCATTCAGTTCCGGCTTAATCGGATGCATCATCATTTTGGGATGAAGATCGTTGATCCAAAAATATTCATTGCCGTTATAACGGAGTTTTGAAACTGCAAGCAGGGCTTGTTTCTGCGCTTCTTCATCAGTGATGACTTTGGCTTCCGCAAGTTGGTGATAGTGTTCTAAAACTTTTCCCGCGATATCCACGGTATTACGAATGGATGTTTTGCGGTCTTCATATAAATTGGTACGCACCAAGGGCAGCACGTAAAACAAAACTATCGCCCACAAAGGCAGGATCGCCACGACAAGAAGAGCTAATATTTTGTAACGGTAACTCTGTGACTTCCAGACTTTATTCCACATACATGTACTCCCCGGGGATGAAATTGCATGGGAAAAGATCGGCATCTGCTTAAGAACCTGAAGCACTCTCGAGGGTTTATGAGGAAGTTTAATTATTTCTATTTCAGAATGAGACAGCGGAAGGAATCCAGTCAAGTCCTCCACCCTCTCCCGGTGTTCGATTTGTGTTCACACCTGGGGGAACGACTTCATCGCCGACCATTGCTTGCTCGGAAGGATAACGCCGTGAAAATCCAATGAGGTCTTTATGATAAGATAAAAGCAGACTTCCGTTTTGCAAAAGATTGATTAGGTAATTCACATACTCAAGTCCTACGGCAAAACATCCTTCGCTCCATCCAAGTCGTCCATTTCGTTGAATAAAATCTTCACTCACGTAAGAGGCGCCGTGCAAAACAATTGTTCGCAGTTTGGCGTTATTATTCGAGCGATCAATACCGTCGAGATAAAGTGAAATGCCGTTCTTAGAACTGACGTATGAACCTTTGGCAAAATAAAAGCCCAACGAACTTTTCCAAGAATCCGGAAGATTTGAAAAGCTGCGTGTTTCGATAATGCCTGAGCGAATGCCATGGGCCACATAGAATTTTTCAACAGAGCCGTTGCTAAGATTTATCAGAAACAATCTTTTTTCCGTCGAGGGCCGGGAATAATCAACCAGCACCGTGTAAGTCAGATTCGGAATTCGCCCTTCGTTGTAATCGTACATTCGGAAGATTAAGTCCAAGGGCTCCCGGGAAACACCTTGCTCCATCACAACGTCAAAAAGGAAACGTCCATTTCCCAGACGACGATTGAATAAAGAATCCGCCCACGCCGTTGTCGCGATCAGATCCACCGCTAAAAAAATCCATAACGAAAAAACCCGCGCAAATGAACCCATAGTCACACTCTCAATGGAAGTGCGAATATCAGCAAATTAAGTTTCCGAAAGGTGTGTCAGGGCCAAGGAATGTGCGGCACATCTTGGCAAATGATCGGCAAAGCTTCGGCTTGCAAAGGAGCTGCGAGCGCGTCGATTTCAGAAGATTCTTTCAAGAGATTTATGTGCGATTTCAAAACTGTTCTCGACAAAAGCAATGAAGAGATATGCAGTTTCTCGCGAGCTTTGCGGTCATGTATTGGAGCAAGACCTGCCATTCGGCGAATGGATTCCAAGACATGACGGACCATGCAGTTATAGCGCGGGACTCTGTTGAGTTCTTGCACTTGTTCATCAGCATAACGAACAATGCCGTTATAATCTTTGGCTTTAAAAAGCTCCCTCAGGCGCTCTGAAATTTCGCGCGCTTGTGCAGGATGAAAATGTTGAAGCGAATCTTTTCCATCAGGGTTGACTGCACGAAATGCTGGTGTGTGCGACATATCAATAAAATCCGCGCACAGAATCGGAATGCCCGCTCGCTGATATGGAGCCGCCCAGGCATCTGCTAAAGGAGCCACCCATAAAACTTTTTTTTCGGCCTTGATCAGCATTTCAGAAATTGCGCGGCTCTGCCCCTGAGAAAGTCGCTCGTACACAGGGGCTCTTTGTTCGTTGATTTTGATGGCCTCACGCAAGTGCGTGGATAAGCATGGCTTCACATCTTTAAGGCCCGCTTGTCCAATAGCAGGCAATAGAAGTCCTAAAAGAAAAACCATAAGGGATCGACGGTGACTGTCTATAAATAAGTCACCCTGACAAATCGCGGTTTTTATCCGTTGCCAGCTCATTCGTGCTCCCTTTAATTATCCTGGTTTTATCAAAAGCAAAGCCAGTGCCACTATTCTTTCTTTTTAATCGCGCCCATATAGGAGTGCTGCCAAGGACGATACGAAAAGAGAACACCCATATCCACGACGGAAACATTGTGTTCACTTTCAAAACGCGATTCCTCTTGCATCTCCAACATCAATTTTTCAAGCTTCGTTTTGTACTTCGCCATAGTCTGCGGGCTTAGTTTTAAGAATGAAAAACGAATGTAGTCTTCTGGACGGAAATCATAATTAAGATAGTGCGCTTTGGTGTTTTCAAAAAGAGCTTTCCCCACAAGCCCGTCTCGACGGAAACGCAAAAAGCCATGGCGCTTTAATTTCACTTTGTCGCGCGGATGAAGCTCGATGAGATTTAAACGGTCTAATTGAAAAAGATATTTTTTCGATTCAGAACTGGAGATCTGATATTCCCGCTCGATTTTTTGCGGCGTTTTTCCCTCTTGCAACATCATAAAGTAATGAAGCATACGAGAGTTTTCAGCCAGCGCTTTTTCCTGATCATCCGTGAGAGTGAAAACCTGAGACGTTTCCTCTAAATTGGCGGATTTAACGACCTCAGAAAAACTGATGTCAGCTACTCGGCAGATTTCTTCCAAGCGCTCCAGACTTAAGCTTTTGTTGGAGAGAATGCGCTTAACGCTAGACTCACTCAAATTCAATGCTTTCGCCAAGTCTCGATACAAGACGTTCTTGGCTTTTAGCGCACGTTTCAGCGAATTCAAGAATTGGTCAATTTGTGACATATCAACCCCCAAAACCACGGTATTACATGATGGTACTTAAATCAAGGGTATTGAATTATAAGACCAAGCCGCCGATCCTTAGCAAGAGAACGCAGGAGGTTCTATGAGCATTCTCAAGTTCATCGTGGATCGTTTAACAAGCAAAAGACCTTTCTTTTATGGCTGGGAGCAAAGAGCGTACGAACGACGCCAAGAGCAATATCCCACGTCGTTTCAAAACACTTGCAGGCTCAAGCAGGATTAAATACTCTCCTTGAGCATGCAAAGTTCGACCACTGACTCTTCAGTCCTCTTTAATCGTCCCCTTTGGTTTTACATTAAAAACAATCCCCGAGCCTTCAGCTTGGGGATTGTTTTTTTAATCATCACGAATGCGCTGGATGGTGTGTATCCACTCATCATGAAAACAGCCATTGACCAGATCGAAGCGCAGGTGCCGCTGAATAATATCGGCAAAACTTGTTTGATCTTCTTTGCGGTGATGGCAGGACTTGCCGTCAGCCGTTACGGATGGCGCACGAACTTTGGGCGCTTTCACACTTTTGCAGCTGAACATATTCGTCAAAAACTTTTCCGACATGTGACTTCCCTGGGGCCAAACTTTTTCCACAAAAATCAAGTGGGAGAGTTGATGAGCCTTTTGACTAATGACGTTCAATCATTTCGCCAAGCGATCGGCCCTGGACTTTTGATTTTAGCTGATGGTGTGATTATCATCGCCGTGATTCTCCCGATTATGGCGACCATGAATTGGGCTTGGACTTGGAAGACGTTGGTCTTTCTTCCGATCGTT
This region of Bdellovibrio sp. BCCA genomic DNA includes:
- a CDS encoding NADH-quinone oxidoreductase subunit B, with product MSRDVAFTSRLDALVAWGRKNSLWPMPYGTACCGIEFMSVMGPKYDLARFGAEVARFSPRQADLLVVAGTITEKMAPVITRIYQQMLEPKYVISMGACASSGGFYRAYHVLQGVDKVIPVDVYIPGCPPTPEAVMDGIMALQRMIATHQPRPWKDNWKSPYEQA
- a CDS encoding S8 family peptidase; translation: MKKMALYVSSAIVALGISAQANSKKQDLLIKLAPGFVEFQMEGAKVEKLTESWVRVQAPRHMNLQTLEKNPAVEYVQPNYKITIPEDYKIEDPLRRAALAKMLSRNPQLRAMARQDNPAIPDAPQITTGADPLFNQQWGMRDIGVVDAWKITKGSPDMIVAVIDTGVDYTHEDLLPNLWRNPREIPDNGIDDDGNGYVDDMIGWDFVGNDNKPYDLAVDTLDGLFKGGNPGHGTHCAGNVAARGDNGKGIAGVAPNVKIMSLRFIGMTGGGTTADAIKAIRYAVDNGAKVLSNSWGSEGEEPGAPENQALRDAIQYSQDKGVLFIAAAGNGHKGVGYDNDTDKLPAYPASYDHENIISVAALDVNNKLGSFSNWGAKTVDIGAPGVKVFSTVVGQGYSDTVIDKFGFKATWDGTSMATPHVAGAAALYWSAHPNKSWHEVKAAILGSAKAIPALQGKTVSGGKLDVKALMNY
- a CDS encoding YceI family protein yields the protein MRVLLFSFLATAAFSSSAFAAKYELDKAHTNIAFQAPHLVVSKVNGRFDQFDGSFDFDETSQKLDNVVVTIKTASLNTNEKDRDKDLRSKNFFDVEKYPNITFKSTKVEYDKDKPKKVHGDLTIHGITKPVVLDVNYNGAVTDPWGNRMVSFDAETKIDRKDFGMTWNKQLDKGGWMVGDDIKIKIDGEAKVAKPQAPAKK
- the bufB gene encoding MNIO family bufferin maturase encodes the protein MHPSSFTHKVGLGLRPPHYSFLEQRPATEVAWFEAISENYMDSRGRPMEMLQLIRQDYPVALHGVSMNIGSPEGIRLDYLQKLRDLIDRVEPFIVSDHLCWTGTSDMNMHDLLPLPFTEDSLATLVNNIDFVQNFLRRPLILENVSTYISYRRNEMSEWDFVSEVSRRSGCGLLLDINNVYVNSYNHGFDPHYFLNHIPMDRVAQVHMAGPSDYGDFLFDTHSTDIPEPVWNLFKILAPQIRHLPILIERDEDIPDFHELEVEVMKAVYILESSHESERSIEPV
- a CDS encoding DNA-binding domain-containing protein, with product MNLNEALNLFKRNIASGQVSDGKAEAELKPVGSLSLEQAFQVYHQGYVARLTGALREIYEASSWVLGEDEFHNASRKYINAQPSRSYNLSDYGHEFPEHLQMSSLGTAHPFLYDLARFEWTFKNMYHTPTSDPFPAEEIQALLNSEDFKVHFIEGMDIFQSPYAIYEIWRRRNDPSGTIQDIHWQTPESLLVYKKQKKIYVHKIDHVEAQVLTELKEGKSVSQALVGFSHVLTSEKITQLFQIIMRAGIIEDVLVLET
- a CDS encoding cache domain-containing protein, coding for MWNKVWKSQSYRYKILALLVVAILPLWAIVLFYVLPLVRTNLYEDRKTSIRNTVDIAGKVLEHYHQLAEAKVITDEEAQKQALLAVSKLRYNGNEYFWINDLHPKMMMHPIKPELNGKDLSDMKDPEGLRLFVEFARVGQTPEGEGFVRYLWPKPGSPQPEPKISFVRQFKPWKWIIGSGVYVDDVEKSVAQFRSKVIISFSCAFVLAFGLFFVFAGKLMNFLAKTVNDTNDASQQVLEASNMLSNAGQNVAQGAVESAARIEETLNAVKELNDIVKTNQDRARAAAELAKNSEAGASQGAGEVKRLIESITVMSKISGEITSAMDIIDDIAFQTNLLALNAAVEAARAGEQGKGFAVVAEAVRGLALKSAQAAKEVKTVITSSVTQTQVSLELAEKSDKVLDGIVTSVQKVNVLNQEIAETSAQQSEGIRSIHDAMGSLGQQTQAFSAAAEETAATSEEMSAQANTLQHMVHHMASEVIGRSAKKAA
- a CDS encoding murein L,D-transpeptidase catalytic domain family protein, whose amino-acid sequence is MGSFARVFSLWIFLAVDLIATTAWADSLFNRRLGNGRFLFDVVMEQGVSREPLDLIFRMYDYNEGRIPNLTYTVLVDYSRPSTEKRLFLINLSNGSVEKFYVAHGIRSGIIETRSFSNLPDSWKSSLGFYFAKGSYVSSKNGISLYLDGIDRSNNNAKLRTIVLHGASYVSEDFIQRNGRLGWSEGCFAVGLEYVNYLINLLQNGSLLLSYHKDLIGFSRRYPSEQAMVGDEVVPPGVNTNRTPGEGGGLDWIPSAVSF
- a CDS encoding helix-turn-helix domain-containing protein, coding for MSQIDQFLNSLKRALKAKNVLYRDLAKALNLSESSVKRILSNKSLSLERLEEICRVADISFSEVVKSANLEETSQVFTLTDDQEKALAENSRMLHYFMMLQEGKTPQKIEREYQISSSESKKYLFQLDRLNLIELHPRDKVKLKRHGFLRFRRDGLVGKALFENTKAHYLNYDFRPEDYIRFSFLKLSPQTMAKYKTKLEKLMLEMQEESRFESEHNVSVVDMGVLFSYRPWQHSYMGAIKKKE